One part of the Methanocalculus alkaliphilus genome encodes these proteins:
- a CDS encoding type II/IV secretion system ATPase subunit, whose product MASSLSIDVTLPFQPQTTDVEGIYEGDLESSALYRMLPENAREYVRESPHLLEYLLIFPVDIYGMPLFLPELKGDLKGMENPNVIYPAGKGVFVHILPDPDDVRQYYIPIEPSFLHSVNYLMPAIECKLIDLLDALDYDPVTEKERSDILKKLLLEITTIRSEGESPVITEQATEAAISLKNKIIDFLQKDIGEPKKDSSKMKFPDIPQTADGRVIVTQAQYTALEYLLIRDKVDMGILKPFLSDGYIEDISCNGVGPIFIEHKIFKGLKSVIEFKKSDELDLFVLKMAERIKHPITYRSPIVDATLPDGSRINIVYGTEISKHGSNFTIRKAMGEPLSILNIISGGGCDYMLAAYLWIMVEYGMSLFVSGETASGKTTTLNAITAFLPPENKIVTIEDTPELNIPHRNWTREVAKGKGKGEGEGSEVTMFDLLRAALRQRPNQILVGEIRGVEGAIAFGAMQTGHPVMSTFHAATVEKLIQRLTGDPILIPKTFVDNLNLVVIQSAVKRPSGETVRRILSVSELVGYDPETQGFSFIEAFSWEPVTDTFTFNARGISYLLEYKIATMLGIPERRKADIYLEIDKRAKILERLHQSGYVRYYDLFHMLTKVRKQGLLKIEVGKD is encoded by the coding sequence TGAATACCTCCTCATCTTCCCGGTGGATATCTACGGGATGCCCCTCTTCCTCCCCGAGCTGAAAGGGGATCTGAAGGGGATGGAGAACCCAAACGTCATCTATCCCGCCGGCAAAGGGGTCTTCGTCCATATCCTCCCGGACCCCGACGATGTCCGCCAGTACTATATCCCGATTGAGCCTTCCTTCCTGCACAGTGTCAACTACCTGATGCCGGCGATCGAATGCAAGCTGATCGATCTCCTCGATGCCCTCGATTATGATCCCGTGACTGAGAAGGAACGGAGTGATATCCTCAAGAAGCTTCTCCTGGAGATCACCACAATCAGAAGTGAAGGAGAGAGCCCGGTAATCACCGAACAGGCAACAGAGGCCGCCATCTCTCTTAAAAACAAGATCATCGACTTCCTCCAGAAGGATATCGGGGAACCAAAGAAAGATTCCTCAAAGATGAAATTCCCTGACATCCCGCAGACGGCAGATGGGAGGGTGATCGTTACCCAGGCACAATACACGGCACTTGAGTACCTGCTCATCCGTGACAAGGTCGATATGGGGATCCTAAAACCATTCCTTTCAGACGGATACATCGAGGATATCTCCTGCAACGGGGTAGGCCCCATCTTCATCGAGCATAAGATCTTTAAAGGCCTGAAGTCGGTCATCGAATTCAAAAAATCAGATGAACTTGACCTCTTCGTCCTGAAGATGGCTGAACGGATCAAGCACCCGATCACCTACCGCTCACCGATCGTCGATGCCACCCTTCCTGATGGATCCCGTATTAACATCGTCTATGGAACCGAGATCAGCAAACACGGGAGCAACTTCACCATCCGTAAGGCGATGGGGGAGCCGCTCTCAATCTTAAACATCATCTCCGGTGGCGGCTGCGACTATATGCTGGCAGCATATCTCTGGATCATGGTCGAGTACGGGATGTCCCTCTTTGTCTCAGGGGAGACGGCATCCGGAAAAACAACCACCCTCAATGCCATCACTGCGTTCCTGCCACCTGAGAATAAGATCGTCACCATCGAGGATACCCCGGAACTGAACATCCCGCACCGGAACTGGACCCGGGAGGTCGCCAAAGGAAAAGGCAAGGGAGAGGGTGAAGGATCCGAAGTGACGATGTTTGACCTCCTGCGTGCCGCACTCCGTCAGCGCCCGAACCAGATCCTTGTCGGAGAGATTCGTGGTGTCGAGGGTGCGATCGCCTTTGGTGCAATGCAGACCGGCCACCCGGTGATGAGCACCTTTCATGCTGCGACTGTCGAAAAGCTGATCCAGCGTCTCACAGGAGATCCGATCCTGATCCCAAAGACCTTCGTCGACAATTTAAATCTCGTTGTTATCCAGAGCGCAGTGAAGCGGCCAAGCGGGGAGACCGTCAGGCGTATCCTCTCGGTATCAGAGCTCGTCGGCTATGATCCGGAGACGCAGGGCTTCTCGTTCATCGAGGCATTCTCCTGGGAGCCGGTGACGGATACCTTTACCTTCAATGCCAGAGGGATCAGCTACCTCCTTGAGTACAAGATCGCAACGATGCTTGGTATCCCGGAGCGGAGGAAGGCCGACATCTATCTTGAGATCGATAAACGTGCGAAGATTCTCGAGAGGCTTCACCAGTCAGGATACGTCCGATATTATGATCTCTTTCATATGCTGACGAAGGTCAGGAAACAGGGACTCCTGAAGATCGAGGTCGGGAAGGATTAA
- the flaJ gene encoding archaellar assembly protein FlaJ, giving the protein MFENVVDRLRESNNGKLPFEDLFGKIYDRINRVFEERRMVSDILFMVTYMNSLAIARASRPEIFAATAERKEYAPARAIRKVEFFVKRWGYSYVQSLSIVAERTDNDVLRTLLNRFANSMESGVPDEDFLDGEISSSMEIFRNNQDSGFELLKKWGDAYIAMLLSAVVIAVTIMISVAIYSPGEVKETLSITYWIIILISLFGIGTMFQTVPTDERVYKSEEWLSKEQGMIARMEKIVLPVTVAAWLLTWAAGVQAGVIFMLVGIMLAPLGILAYIDNKNVIARDEEFPNFIRGVGSIMGGKGGTMSQALAEIDKKSMVNLSPHMLSVFSKLNLGLNEELSWRKFVGECGSNFIYKYLNIFRDTVNMGGDSKKIGTVVADSMLEQVLMRKKREMISMGFIVLLVPMHAAMAGIFIALYQILVTLSRAITEVMGTFDAASAALSESTASPLGGMGGGSLGIFVDFPEAIVGAYVVNILIIICISNVIVAKLAVGGDRSVAYPFAALMLFITGVLFMVIPPVIEVFFSMEGLVSTGGGVL; this is encoded by the coding sequence ATGTTTGAGAATGTTGTTGACCGTCTCCGCGAGAGCAATAATGGCAAACTCCCATTTGAGGATCTCTTTGGGAAGATCTATGACAGGATCAACCGGGTCTTTGAAGAGCGGAGGATGGTCTCTGATATCCTCTTCATGGTCACCTATATGAACTCGCTTGCCATCGCCCGTGCCTCGCGTCCCGAGATCTTTGCGGCCACTGCTGAACGGAAGGAGTATGCCCCCGCCAGAGCCATCAGGAAGGTGGAGTTCTTCGTCAAGCGCTGGGGGTACAGCTATGTTCAGTCACTATCGATTGTTGCAGAAAGGACAGATAATGATGTCCTCCGAACACTCCTCAACAGGTTTGCAAACTCGATGGAGTCGGGGGTGCCTGACGAGGACTTCCTTGACGGTGAGATCTCCTCATCGATGGAGATCTTCAGAAACAACCAGGACAGCGGATTTGAGCTCCTGAAGAAATGGGGGGATGCCTACATCGCGATGCTCCTCTCTGCGGTCGTTATTGCCGTCACTATCATGATCTCGGTTGCGATCTATTCACCGGGCGAGGTGAAGGAGACGCTCTCGATCACTTACTGGATCATCATCCTCATCTCCCTCTTCGGAATAGGTACGATGTTTCAGACTGTGCCAACTGATGAGCGTGTGTATAAATCTGAGGAATGGTTATCAAAAGAGCAGGGGATGATCGCCCGGATGGAGAAGATCGTCCTTCCGGTAACGGTGGCTGCATGGCTCCTCACATGGGCAGCAGGGGTCCAGGCAGGGGTCATCTTCATGCTTGTTGGCATCATGCTCGCCCCGCTTGGTATTCTTGCCTATATCGACAACAAAAATGTCATCGCCCGCGATGAGGAGTTTCCGAACTTCATCCGTGGTGTCGGGTCAATCATGGGAGGGAAGGGGGGAACCATGTCCCAGGCACTCGCTGAGATCGACAAAAAGTCGATGGTGAACCTTTCGCCGCATATGCTCTCCGTCTTCTCAAAGCTCAACCTCGGCTTAAATGAAGAGCTCTCATGGAGAAAGTTCGTTGGCGAATGTGGGAGCAACTTCATCTACAAGTACTTAAATATCTTCCGTGATACCGTCAATATGGGCGGGGACTCAAAGAAGATCGGAACAGTCGTCGCCGATTCCATGCTTGAGCAGGTGCTGATGAGGAAGAAGCGTGAGATGATCAGCATGGGATTCATCGTTCTGCTGGTTCCGATGCATGCGGCGATGGCCGGCATCTTCATTGCACTCTATCAGATCCTGGTCACCCTCTCCCGTGCCATCACCGAGGTGATGGGGACCTTTGATGCAGCATCCGCTGCACTTTCTGAATCAACAGCTTCACCGCTTGGCGGGATGGGCGGAGGATCCCTTGGGATATTCGTCGACTTCCCCGAGGCGATCGTCGGGGCGTATGTTGTCAATATCCTCATCATCATCTGCATATCAAACGTCATCGTCGCAAAACTTGCCGTCGGAGGGGACAGAAGTGTCGCCTATCCCTTTGCAGCCCTGATGCTCTTCATCACAGGGGTGCTCTTCATGGTGATCCCGCCGGTTATTGAGGTCTTCTTCAGCATGGAAGGGCTTGTTTCAACAGGAGGAGGAGTATTATAA
- a CDS encoding LapA family protein → MKDSVRRAILFLGTVSIGTFFVFVQLPVIYILLVTFVLGVFLLFLTGALTLSDLRLRRAKAEEQIDEPEIPPGPGWREKFEEKMPSFYRGFQKIEAAAAPLGRAAGAVKARFRRSKKEEAPVAATPATERKPLFGGLRERLARLRPGRKEEAAPAVSGPGGTPGKASPRDEALAAAGAIAASGVQQGSGDKADDVFGDISLDELDDDVFAELDGEMEMDAPLPDPDSDEGVSFDPESASFMDDAAAILAQEGALDDEAFDADELSTGMDLDSLEIDEDLDEIGDIDADPEKSTPAAPDTDEEEEEDQEEEQPQTVIAANEGYQFTPDQEQKVPDFGALGGGSDMDILSALKGDVKTVKKELDLSLVRDLKDVDVRAEELEDELEMVVRQLGGRKDEEPAQESEA, encoded by the coding sequence ATGAAAGATTCAGTACGGAGGGCAATCCTCTTCTTGGGAACGGTCAGCATCGGAACATTCTTTGTCTTTGTCCAGCTTCCGGTCATCTACATCCTGCTTGTGACATTCGTCCTCGGCGTCTTCCTCCTCTTCCTGACCGGGGCGCTCACTCTCTCGGATCTCCGTCTGAGGAGGGCGAAGGCAGAAGAACAGATAGACGAGCCGGAGATCCCTCCGGGTCCTGGCTGGCGGGAGAAATTTGAGGAGAAGATGCCCTCCTTCTACCGGGGGTTCCAAAAGATTGAGGCTGCGGCCGCACCCCTTGGGCGGGCTGCAGGCGCAGTCAAAGCCCGGTTCAGGCGTTCAAAGAAAGAGGAGGCGCCGGTGGCGGCAACTCCCGCAACAGAGAGGAAACCCCTCTTTGGAGGGCTTCGGGAGCGCCTCGCCCGGCTCCGCCCGGGAAGAAAGGAGGAGGCCGCACCTGCCGTCTCCGGGCCTGGTGGGACACCGGGGAAGGCATCTCCCCGTGACGAGGCGCTTGCCGCAGCCGGGGCGATCGCGGCATCCGGTGTACAGCAGGGATCCGGTGACAAAGCCGACGATGTATTCGGAGATATCTCCCTTGACGAGCTTGATGATGACGTCTTCGCAGAACTTGACGGCGAGATGGAGATGGACGCTCCACTCCCTGATCCCGATAGTGACGAGGGGGTATCCTTCGATCCCGAATCCGCCTCATTCATGGATGATGCTGCCGCCATCCTTGCGCAGGAGGGGGCGCTGGATGATGAGGCATTCGATGCAGATGAACTCTCAACCGGGATGGATCTCGATAGCCTTGAGATCGATGAGGATCTCGATGAGATAGGCGATATCGATGCCGATCCGGAGAAGAGCACCCCGGCAGCCCCTGATACCGATGAGGAGGAGGAAGAGGATCAGGAGGAGGAGCAGCCGCAAACGGTTATCGCGGCCAATGAAGGCTACCAGTTCACACCCGATCAGGAACAGAAGGTACCGGACTTTGGGGCACTCGGCGGGGGGAGCGATATGGATATCCTCAGTGCCCTCAAAGGTGATGTCAAGACCGTCAAGAAAGAACTTGACCTCAGCCTCGTCCGGGATCTTAAGGATGTTGATGTCCGCGCCGAAGAGCTTGAGGATGAGCTTGAGATGGTGGTCAGACAGCTTGGCGGCAGGAAGGACGAGGAGCCCGCCCAGGAGTCAGAGGCATAA
- a CDS encoding CheF family chemotaxis protein has translation MVEAPVKIRHNDGWINCKISLEDEQIIIPAPVSQTIPLKSIVDLQEKKNTLTIILKNATEIRLVSVEKVLFVIKHRILMKCSAYRLMAFFMSPAIRGGVLITNAVWEKGAIVVLKSDIWFVTQNKQICIPLTDVSGIEMTKREVDEKKQDVVRIDHLEDQGLVSSFVLTQLSTLQILYSFLSEITAGLSVEGADLDSMDQQIAMLVYSGMDSSTIQNMLQLKFKDIDRIYDKLINLNMAEVKEIRREIHLTAKGVRYITEATKSGTN, from the coding sequence ATGGTAGAAGCACCTGTGAAGATCCGGCATAATGACGGATGGATCAATTGTAAGATATCGCTTGAAGATGAGCAGATCATCATCCCGGCTCCGGTGAGCCAGACGATCCCGTTGAAGAGCATCGTCGATCTCCAGGAGAAGAAGAACACCCTCACGATCATTTTGAAGAATGCAACCGAGATTCGGCTCGTATCCGTTGAGAAGGTCCTCTTCGTCATCAAACACAGGATCCTGATGAAATGCAGCGCCTACCGGCTGATGGCATTCTTCATGTCCCCTGCGATCCGTGGCGGAGTGCTGATAACCAACGCCGTCTGGGAGAAGGGTGCGATCGTGGTCCTCAAGAGCGACATCTGGTTTGTCACCCAGAACAAGCAGATCTGTATCCCGCTCACCGATGTCTCGGGCATCGAGATGACGAAGCGGGAGGTCGATGAGAAGAAGCAGGATGTCGTCAGAATCGATCACCTTGAGGATCAGGGGCTTGTATCAAGCTTCGTCCTCACCCAGCTCTCGACACTGCAGATCCTCTACAGCTTCCTCTCCGAGATCACCGCAGGCCTCTCGGTCGAGGGGGCGGATCTCGACTCGATGGATCAGCAGATCGCGATGCTCGTCTATTCCGGGATGGATTCATCCACGATCCAGAACATGCTGCAACTCAAATTCAAGGATATCGATCGGATCTATGACAAACTGATCAACCTGAATATGGCCGAGGTCAAGGAGATCCGGCGTGAGATCCACCTGACCGCAAAAGGGGTCAGATACATCACAGAAGCCACGAAATCCGGTACGAATTGA
- a CDS encoding response regulator, with amino-acid sequence MGRILIVDDTMFMRTLLKNILFSGGHEIVGEAADGTEAVAKYQDLKPDLVTMDVVMPKMNGIEALKEIKKMDPGARVVMCTAVGQEQMVKLAIKSGARGYVVKPFQAPKVLDEVKNVLAS; translated from the coding sequence ATGGGTAGAATTTTAATCGTCGATGATACGATGTTTATGAGAACGCTTCTCAAAAACATCCTCTTCTCCGGGGGCCATGAGATCGTCGGAGAGGCTGCGGATGGTACCGAAGCCGTTGCAAAATACCAGGATCTGAAGCCTGATCTCGTCACGATGGATGTCGTCATGCCGAAGATGAATGGTATTGAGGCACTCAAGGAGATCAAGAAGATGGATCCCGGTGCCAGGGTTGTGATGTGCACCGCCGTCGGCCAGGAGCAGATGGTGAAGCTCGCAATAAAGAGCGGGGCACGGGGCTATGTCGTCAAGCCGTTCCAGGCTCCGAAGGTACTTGATGAAGTAAAGAACGTGCTTGCGTCGTGA
- the cheB gene encoding chemotaxis-specific protein-glutamate methyltransferase CheB translates to MVSLLIVDDSVFMRTILKDIIGRDPEIEIVGTAVDGIDALAKIERLNPDVITLDIEMPRMDGIEVLKKLRRFHPDRQPKVIMLSSLTSEGADMTLKAIRLGAADFLLKPTDIRKVRDIGQEIRSKIKHLASMPQEIPKSRPQPATGDTKRSDTLVLIGSSAGGPQMLDTLLSMFPADLGAGVIITQHMPVGFTAALAERFNRICPLPVKETENGDLIDTNRILLSKAGYHTIVTNAPSFPGTIAGKVVHASGPAIHGVKPAVDKTFVSAAQIYQKRIVAVILSGMGSDGGAGMLAVKGAGGRTFVVREDECLVYGMARSALEHKAVEETIPLRRMASEIHRAVRQIGG, encoded by the coding sequence ATGGTATCTCTCCTGATCGTCGATGACTCCGTCTTTATGCGGACGATTCTGAAGGATATCATCGGCCGTGATCCCGAGATCGAGATCGTCGGTACAGCCGTCGATGGGATAGATGCACTTGCCAAAATCGAGCGGCTCAATCCCGATGTTATCACCCTCGATATCGAGATGCCCCGGATGGACGGGATCGAGGTCCTCAAAAAACTGAGGCGGTTCCATCCTGACAGGCAGCCGAAGGTGATCATGCTCAGCTCCCTCACATCCGAAGGGGCCGATATGACCCTCAAGGCGATCCGTCTTGGAGCAGCAGACTTCCTCTTAAAGCCGACCGACATCCGGAAGGTCCGGGATATCGGCCAGGAGATCAGATCCAAGATCAAGCATCTCGCCTCGATGCCGCAGGAGATCCCAAAATCCCGGCCACAACCGGCCACCGGGGATACAAAGAGGTCAGATACCCTTGTTCTGATCGGATCATCCGCCGGGGGACCGCAGATGCTCGACACACTCCTCTCGATGTTCCCCGCAGATCTCGGTGCAGGGGTGATCATCACCCAGCATATGCCGGTCGGATTCACTGCCGCGCTTGCGGAGAGGTTCAACCGGATCTGCCCCCTCCCGGTGAAGGAGACGGAGAACGGGGATCTGATAGATACAAACCGGATCCTCCTCTCAAAAGCAGGATACCACACCATCGTGACAAATGCCCCCTCATTCCCGGGAACGATCGCCGGCAAGGTCGTCCATGCAAGCGGCCCTGCGATCCATGGCGTCAAGCCGGCGGTGGACAAGACATTCGTCTCTGCAGCACAGATCTACCAGAAACGGATCGTCGCCGTCATCCTCTCCGGTATGGGGAGTGACGGAGGAGCAGGCATGCTTGCGGTGAAGGGGGCAGGGGGGCGGACCTTCGTCGTCCGCGAGGATGAATGCCTCGTCTACGGGATGGCACGTTCAGCACTGGAGCATAAGGCGGTGGAGGAGACGATCCCCCTGAGGAGGATGGCATCTGAGATCCACAGGGCAGTCAGGCAGATAGGAGGGTAG
- a CDS encoding chemotaxis protein CheA translates to MVESEFEQYRGLFVAESRENHEVIVRNILILEGGDDPGAIDEIFRAAHTLKGASASMGFDTMEHLCHAMEDVFQAIRNREVEVTQGLMDLLLRTVDLIEEMIDDIEEGGDSSSADVDELVAALKASGIPAGQKKDPVLEIQDAEPPVEAGLPRYRIRIVVDDASQMKDVRALIAIGNLEQFGTIIMTEPPLAVLEGDGDSFDGTITIEIASDAGEEALTSAAEGSEIASVTFIGEDPDLPVYRILISVDEESAMRGLRACIAIERLEEMGAIIATDPGREAIEDGNFDSVFHLKIRTGSDPEALKRAALVPEIRSVEVIAEEAAAPKTPIQNDMAAPGPEEKAPKKAETKNREIKNLRVDIQQLDRMMNLIEDLVINRGRLKQIAEKNRMKEMEEAIGMIDRSVSDLQILMMDIRMIPLNHIFNRLPRVVRDTAHYDGKEVEFVMVGGETELDRSVMDGLNDPLLHLIRNAVNHGIEPPEKRIAAGKPAKGLVHLSARRDRDNVIIELRDDGGGINVEKVKAKAIEKGILTRDQADQLTKEEAINLLFHAGFSTADAITDISGRGVGLDVVRGAIESLKGTIRVTSHEGRGSTFELLLPPTMAIVEVMIVRLNNRRIAIPISAIVEVASMRRENIHRIGRQESILLRDEVLPLHMLEDMFGLSEETEILVVVQYDNKKSCIAVDLVEGQQEVVVKPLSSIIGVTRGISGITILGDGHVVPVLDVNTMV, encoded by the coding sequence ATGGTCGAGTCAGAGTTTGAACAGTACCGGGGCCTCTTTGTGGCAGAGTCACGGGAAAACCATGAGGTGATAGTACGGAACATTCTCATCCTTGAGGGGGGAGATGATCCCGGTGCGATCGATGAGATCTTCCGGGCGGCACATACCCTCAAAGGAGCCTCTGCCTCGATGGGCTTTGACACAATGGAGCACCTCTGCCACGCGATGGAGGATGTCTTCCAGGCGATCAGGAACAGGGAGGTCGAGGTCACCCAGGGGCTGATGGATCTCCTCCTCCGGACCGTCGATCTCATCGAGGAGATGATCGACGATATCGAGGAGGGGGGGGACAGTTCATCTGCTGATGTCGATGAGCTGGTGGCAGCACTCAAAGCCTCCGGGATACCGGCCGGCCAGAAGAAGGACCCGGTTCTGGAGATACAGGATGCGGAGCCGCCTGTTGAGGCCGGGCTTCCCAGGTACCGGATCAGGATCGTCGTCGATGACGCCTCCCAGATGAAGGATGTCCGGGCGCTCATCGCCATCGGCAACCTTGAGCAGTTCGGCACCATCATCATGACCGAACCCCCGCTTGCCGTCCTTGAAGGGGATGGTGATTCATTTGATGGAACGATCACCATCGAGATCGCAAGCGATGCAGGAGAAGAGGCGCTCACCTCTGCGGCTGAGGGATCCGAGATCGCCTCCGTCACCTTCATAGGCGAGGACCCGGATCTCCCCGTCTATCGGATCCTCATCTCGGTTGATGAAGAGTCAGCGATGCGTGGACTCCGTGCCTGTATCGCGATCGAGCGGCTCGAGGAGATGGGGGCGATCATCGCTACTGATCCCGGGCGTGAGGCGATCGAGGACGGAAACTTCGACTCGGTCTTTCACCTGAAGATCAGGACCGGGAGCGACCCCGAGGCACTGAAGAGGGCGGCACTGGTCCCCGAGATCAGATCCGTCGAGGTGATCGCCGAAGAGGCAGCCGCTCCAAAAACGCCCATACAAAACGATATGGCCGCTCCCGGTCCGGAGGAGAAGGCGCCGAAGAAAGCGGAGACGAAGAACCGGGAGATCAAGAATCTCAGGGTCGATATCCAGCAGCTTGACCGGATGATGAACCTGATCGAGGATCTCGTCATCAACCGTGGCAGGCTCAAACAGATCGCAGAGAAGAACAGAATGAAAGAGATGGAGGAGGCGATCGGGATGATCGACCGATCCGTCTCTGATCTCCAGATCCTGATGATGGATATCAGGATGATCCCCTTGAACCATATCTTCAACCGCCTCCCCCGTGTCGTGCGGGATACAGCCCATTACGATGGGAAGGAGGTTGAGTTTGTGATGGTCGGAGGGGAGACAGAACTTGACCGAAGCGTGATGGACGGGTTAAACGACCCCCTCCTCCACCTCATCAGAAACGCCGTCAATCATGGGATCGAGCCTCCGGAGAAGAGGATTGCCGCCGGTAAACCTGCCAAAGGGCTCGTCCATCTCTCAGCACGCCGCGACCGTGACAACGTCATCATCGAGCTCCGGGATGATGGGGGCGGGATCAATGTTGAGAAGGTGAAGGCAAAAGCGATAGAGAAGGGGATCCTCACCCGGGATCAGGCTGATCAGCTGACGAAAGAGGAGGCGATCAACCTCCTCTTCCATGCAGGCTTCAGCACAGCAGATGCCATCACCGACATCAGCGGACGCGGTGTCGGCCTGGATGTTGTGCGGGGTGCTATCGAGTCACTGAAGGGAACGATACGGGTCACATCCCATGAGGGGAGAGGATCGACGTTTGAACTCCTCCTTCCCCCGACGATGGCGATCGTCGAGGTGATGATCGTCAGGCTCAACAACAGAAGAATCGCAATTCCGATCAGCGCCATCGTTGAGGTGGCGAGTATGAGAAGAGAGAATATCCACCGTATCGGACGACAGGAATCCATCCTCCTCAGGGATGAAGTCCTCCCCCTCCATATGCTTGAGGATATGTTCGGCCTCTCCGAAGAGACCGAGATCCTTGTCGTGGTGCAGTATGACAACAAAAAGAGCTGCATCGCCGTTGACCTTGTCGAAGGCCAGCAGGAGGTGGTGGTCAAGCCACTCAGTTCCATCATCGGGGTGACCCGTGGAATCTCCGGCATCACCATCCTTGGAGATGGTCATGTCGTTCCGGTACTAGATGTAAATACAATGGTGTAA
- a CDS encoding chemotaxis protein CheC — protein MTVLTPAQLDALSELGNIGASHAATSLSQMLMGEIEMTVPSVEIVDLADIYKHVTDEVSALAIFEMQGEIEKAGYVIFLMPLHSAIRMTNTMLGMADEDREINEMDESALNEIGNIMVSAFLDATAELLGVVMLPSPPVLVIDMGHAAIQQLLVEVACDVNEVVFFHTKLVCDQYAINGDLLMLPEIHTLSQILEMMDKLLNAHS, from the coding sequence ATGACAGTCCTGACACCCGCCCAGTTGGATGCGCTAAGCGAACTTGGAAACATTGGAGCCTCCCATGCAGCAACGTCCCTCTCACAGATGTTGATGGGGGAGATTGAGATGACCGTCCCGTCGGTTGAGATCGTCGATCTCGCCGATATCTACAAGCATGTCACCGATGAGGTCTCGGCACTCGCAATCTTTGAGATGCAGGGGGAGATAGAGAAGGCAGGATATGTCATATTCCTCATGCCGCTCCACTCCGCCATCCGGATGACGAACACAATGCTCGGGATGGCCGATGAGGATCGCGAGATCAACGAGATGGACGAGAGTGCACTCAACGAGATCGGCAATATCATGGTCTCCGCCTTCCTTGACGCCACCGCCGAGCTCCTCGGGGTCGTGATGCTCCCCTCCCCGCCAGTTCTCGTCATCGATATGGGGCATGCCGCAATCCAGCAGCTGCTTGTCGAGGTCGCCTGTGATGTCAACGAGGTCGTCTTCTTCCATACCAAACTGGTCTGCGACCAGTATGCGATCAACGGGGATCTCCTGATGCTCCCTGAGATACACACACTCTCGCAGATACTTGAAATGATGGACAAACTGCTCAATGCCCATAGCTAA
- a CDS encoding chemotaxis protein CheD, with protein sequence MDRNPPRSDPRAIVIGIGDYYVGTEPMTSIGLGSCIGLILHDTRLGIGGMAHIMLPESGGKRDRPGKYADTAVEILLKDLSKKGCTPKTLQAKLVGGAQMFANFSGNLSIGLRNVEAIRELLKKNGISVKGEDIGGTKGRTVYYCPADGFEIRIRRADGNCSEL encoded by the coding sequence ATGGACAGAAATCCCCCTCGAAGCGATCCACGGGCGATCGTCATTGGTATCGGAGATTACTATGTCGGAACAGAGCCGATGACCTCCATCGGTCTTGGGTCCTGCATCGGCCTCATTCTCCATGACACCCGTCTTGGCATCGGCGGCATGGCACATATTATGCTTCCTGAGAGCGGAGGCAAGCGTGATCGGCCGGGGAAGTACGCCGATACAGCAGTTGAGATCCTTCTCAAGGATCTCTCAAAGAAGGGCTGTACACCAAAGACCCTTCAGGCGAAACTGGTCGGCGGAGCCCAGATGTTTGCCAACTTCAGTGGAAACCTCTCGATAGGCCTCCGGAACGTCGAGGCGATCAGGGAGCTCCTGAAGAAGAACGGGATCTCAGTCAAGGGAGAGGATATCGGCGGGACAAAGGGCCGTACGGTCTATTACTGCCCCGCAGATGGCTTTGAGATCAGAATCCGGCGTGCCGACGGAAACTGCTCGGAATTATAA